In Sphaeramia orbicularis chromosome 7, fSphaOr1.1, whole genome shotgun sequence, one genomic interval encodes:
- the ognb gene encoding osteoglycin, paralog b isoform X2, translating into MLQDSESEVATNVEDMPTCLLCVCLSGSVYCEEVSPEMSIVPALPRETAYFYARFNKITKISNKDFADMATLRRIDLSGNQITDIEDAAFSKLTNLEELNLAENRLTRLPILPNKLITFNGNFNRLTTQGVKATAFKKLTKLAYLYLGNNELTAVPQLPESLQVVHLNNNRIRTITDQTICKGNTSFYIRPNMDQVRLDGNPIVLSNYPDSFICLRALPIGSYK; encoded by the exons ATGCTTCAAGACTCAGAGTCAGAAGTAGCAACAAATGTGGAAG ATATGCCAACATGTCTACTGTGCGTTTGCCTGAGTGGATCTGTGTACTGTGAGGAGGTGTCCCCTGAAATGTCAATCGTCCCCGCACTACCAAGGGAAACAGCATATTTTTATGCGCGTTTCAACAAAATCACGAAAATAAGCAATAAAGACTTTGCAGACATGG ccaCATTAAGAAGAATAGACCTAAGTGGGAATCAAATTACTGACATAGAAGATGCTGCTTTTTCAAAACTGACCAATCTTGAGGAGCTCAATCTTGCAGAAAACAGACTGACTAGACTTCCCATACTGCCCAACAAGCTTATAACATTTAACGGCAATTTTAACAGGCTTACAACCCAAGGTGTAAAGGCTACTGCTTTCAAA AAACTCACAAAACTGGCATATCTTTACCTTGGAAACAATGAACTGACAGCAGTGCCCCAACTTCCAGAGTCTCTTCAGGTTGTGCACCTGAAT AACAACAGGATCAGAACAATAACAGATCAGACAATCTGCAAAGGAAACACGAGTTTTTACATCCGGCCCAACATGGATCAGGTGAGACTGGACGGGAACCCCATCGTACTGTCAAACTATCCCGACAGCTTCATCTGCCTGCGTGCTCTCCCTATCGGATCGTACAAGTAA
- the ognb gene encoding osteoglycin, paralog b isoform X1: MIQLRALILTSLMLPWILSSAAKYEYMEARKAEIDSLNIPDYGMLQDSESEVATNVEDMPTCLLCVCLSGSVYCEEVSPEMSIVPALPRETAYFYARFNKITKISNKDFADMATLRRIDLSGNQITDIEDAAFSKLTNLEELNLAENRLTRLPILPNKLITFNGNFNRLTTQGVKATAFKKLTKLAYLYLGNNELTAVPQLPESLQVVHLNNNRIRTITDQTICKGNTSFYIRPNMDQVRLDGNPIVLSNYPDSFICLRALPIGSYK, from the exons ATGATACAATTAAGGGCGTTAATTCTCACATCTCTCATGCTCCCTTGGATTCTGTCTTCTGCAGCAAAGTATGAATACATGGAAGCAAGGAAAGCTGAG ATAGACAGTCTAAACATTCCTGACTATGGCATGCTTCAAGACTCAGAGTCAGAAGTAGCAACAAATGTGGAAG ATATGCCAACATGTCTACTGTGCGTTTGCCTGAGTGGATCTGTGTACTGTGAGGAGGTGTCCCCTGAAATGTCAATCGTCCCCGCACTACCAAGGGAAACAGCATATTTTTATGCGCGTTTCAACAAAATCACGAAAATAAGCAATAAAGACTTTGCAGACATGG ccaCATTAAGAAGAATAGACCTAAGTGGGAATCAAATTACTGACATAGAAGATGCTGCTTTTTCAAAACTGACCAATCTTGAGGAGCTCAATCTTGCAGAAAACAGACTGACTAGACTTCCCATACTGCCCAACAAGCTTATAACATTTAACGGCAATTTTAACAGGCTTACAACCCAAGGTGTAAAGGCTACTGCTTTCAAA AAACTCACAAAACTGGCATATCTTTACCTTGGAAACAATGAACTGACAGCAGTGCCCCAACTTCCAGAGTCTCTTCAGGTTGTGCACCTGAAT AACAACAGGATCAGAACAATAACAGATCAGACAATCTGCAAAGGAAACACGAGTTTTTACATCCGGCCCAACATGGATCAGGTGAGACTGGACGGGAACCCCATCGTACTGTCAAACTATCCCGACAGCTTCATCTGCCTGCGTGCTCTCCCTATCGGATCGTACAAGTAA
- the uqcc5 gene encoding ubiquinol-cytochrome c reductase complex assembly factor 5 produces MSYKSLNIKYLLSLVPGKRHFGTYRFLPIFFCIGGVMEWIMINVRIGKETFYDVYRRKQSERQYQRKLADGLIIPSEPEAK; encoded by the exons ATGTCTTACAAGAGTCTAAATATTAAGTACTTGCTCAGCCTCGTTCCGGGCAAACGCCATTTTGGGACGTACAGATTCCTTCCTATATTTTTTTGCATCGGAGGAGTTATGGAGTGGATCATGATCAACGTGCGGATAGGAAAGGAGACTTTTT ATGACGTTTACCGAAGAAAGCAATCAGAACGACAGTACCAGAGGAAGCTAGCAGATGGTTTAATAATTCCCAGTGAGCCTGAAGCCAAGTGA